In the genome of Nocardia sp. NBC_00416, one region contains:
- a CDS encoding helix-turn-helix domain-containing protein encodes MTVSRSDPSALRFLIGHELRSARVRAGVSQAEAAKELGCTQPKINNMENGKYQQQPDETATLMRLYGAEVDQIDRITSLAGRADQSTWWAPFSEVLPGWFKTFVGLEGLATSQFTYQAMTLTGQLQTEGYATALLSGGLQIAPLDLPQTIRARMARQRLTSEDNPLYLQAVIEEHTLDRLVGGPAVMAEQLGHLLDLMDRDNVELRVMPTSTPVHAGLDGDFTLLHFDTALSLGYIEYQTGALYVQDREQVAMYKMIADRLLALALSAEESAQMIRGRRDRFEQA; translated from the coding sequence GTGACCGTGAGCCGATCAGATCCGTCAGCACTGCGCTTCTTGATCGGTCACGAGCTGCGATCCGCCAGAGTGCGTGCCGGGGTCAGCCAGGCCGAAGCCGCCAAAGAACTCGGCTGCACCCAGCCGAAGATCAACAACATGGAGAACGGCAAGTACCAGCAGCAACCCGACGAAACCGCCACCCTCATGCGTCTCTACGGGGCAGAGGTCGATCAGATCGACCGGATCACGTCACTGGCCGGCCGAGCCGATCAGAGCACGTGGTGGGCGCCGTTCAGCGAAGTCCTGCCCGGCTGGTTCAAAACGTTCGTCGGACTCGAAGGGCTGGCGACGAGCCAATTCACCTACCAGGCGATGACCCTGACCGGCCAGCTCCAGACCGAGGGCTACGCCACCGCACTGCTCAGCGGGGGCCTGCAGATCGCCCCACTGGACCTACCCCAAACCATCCGAGCACGGATGGCCCGCCAACGGCTGACCAGCGAGGACAACCCGCTGTATCTGCAGGCCGTCATCGAGGAACACACCCTCGACCGGCTCGTCGGCGGTCCCGCCGTCATGGCAGAACAGCTCGGCCACCTCCTCGACCTGATGGACCGCGACAATGTCGAACTTCGCGTGATGCCGACGAGTACCCCGGTACACGCCGGTCTTGACGGTGACTTCACCCTGCTCCACTTCGACACCGCGCTGAGCCTCGGTTACATCGAGTACCAGACCGGAGCCCTGTACGTGCAGGATCGAGAGCAGGTCGCGATGTATAAAATGATTGCAGATCGGCTCCTCGCCCTGGCCCTGTCAGCTGAGGAGTCCGCCCAGATGATTCGTGGGCGCAGGGATCGCTTCGAACAAGCGTAG
- a CDS encoding nucleoside hydrolase yields MLDTDIGWHPGGLVALVIAARVVPNLVVVTADETRGRRAQLARHMLDLLDRSDIRVIAGFDLGGEDRFLLDNEHPTPTFGEDFLERVRGLDQMIAAIVELCESARRTRWAGLGPMSNLTAVISRLPEITDHVMVTQLGGTPDGHRGRAPVPEHFRVDPTSAGLALRALHTPRLVLGDRTDPDALHIPTNSPLLRALEHATAPSWAHLLATHLRAWSTRESIAWTRHPLVLSAALGLPFVAFDTERIEIHPNAHLARTRHARPMQISSTVDHSAFLSWTYDALRV; encoded by the coding sequence ATCCTCGATACCGATATCGGTTGGCACCCGGGAGGTCTCGTGGCGTTGGTGATCGCGGCGCGTGTGGTACCGAATCTGGTAGTGGTCACCGCCGACGAAACTCGTGGCCGCCGCGCGCAGTTGGCCCGCCACATGCTGGATCTGCTCGACCGGTCCGATATCCGGGTGATCGCCGGGTTCGATCTAGGCGGCGAGGACCGATTCCTCCTCGACAACGAACACCCGACCCCGACGTTCGGTGAAGATTTCCTCGAACGCGTCCGCGGCCTCGATCAGATGATCGCTGCCATTGTCGAACTCTGCGAATCCGCCCGCCGGACCCGGTGGGCGGGGTTGGGCCCGATGTCCAACCTCACCGCTGTTATCTCCCGCCTGCCCGAGATCACCGACCATGTGATGGTCACCCAACTGGGCGGAACGCCGGACGGCCATCGGGGCAGGGCGCCTGTCCCGGAGCACTTCCGCGTTGATCCCACCTCTGCAGGGCTTGCCCTGCGCGCGCTACACACACCGCGTCTGGTGCTCGGCGACCGAACCGATCCCGACGCCCTGCACATCCCTACAAACTCCCCGCTCCTGCGAGCGCTCGAACACGCCACCGCACCGTCGTGGGCGCATCTACTGGCGACCCACCTACGGGCATGGTCCACCCGCGAATCCATCGCCTGGACGAGGCATCCCCTGGTTCTCAGCGCCGCGCTCGGGCTGCCCTTCGTTGCCTTCGACACCGAACGAATCGAGATACACCCCAACGCACATCTGGCCCGCACTCGCCACGCACGACCGATGCAGATATCGAGCACTGTCGACCATTCCGCATTCCTGAGCTGGACGTACGATGCGCTGCGCGTATGA
- a CDS encoding DUF6192 family protein, with amino-acid sequence MASRWPRRYRVAGVSYYIHKILAGVGDPDDPVERHELLLDPPLLERTGEYRWTVDSAARYVGWRPSHAESEQERIDRIHDLAKDDQVATWVITDFLRRPTVAYEAMEDQTARHAVNAAQIDRSSTALGKARERTPEIRRTEHSADYVDLVSACQLFVSAASRIVPNLRGNDFTEEERRRIHSNTARVRATADWVESAADTGNVGMDDELAQLLRGE; translated from the coding sequence GTGGCATCCCGGTGGCCGCGAAGGTACCGGGTTGCCGGCGTCTCCTACTACATCCACAAGATCCTCGCTGGTGTCGGCGACCCCGACGATCCCGTAGAACGTCACGAACTGCTGCTCGACCCTCCATTGCTCGAACGCACCGGTGAGTATCGGTGGACCGTCGACTCTGCGGCTCGTTACGTCGGATGGCGCCCTTCGCACGCGGAGAGCGAGCAAGAACGGATCGACCGTATTCACGATCTCGCCAAGGACGACCAGGTAGCGACGTGGGTCATCACCGATTTTCTGCGCCGTCCCACTGTGGCCTACGAGGCAATGGAGGACCAGACCGCCCGCCACGCCGTCAACGCAGCCCAGATCGACCGATCATCCACGGCGCTGGGGAAGGCGCGCGAGCGGACACCCGAAATCCGGAGAACGGAGCACTCTGCGGACTATGTGGACTTGGTCAGCGCGTGCCAGCTATTCGTCTCGGCCGCTTCGCGTATCGTCCCGAATCTGCGCGGCAACGACTTCACCGAGGAAGAACGCCGCCGTATTCACAGCAACACGGCCCGGGTTCGTGCCACCGCGGACTGGGTCGAAAGCGCAGCAGACACGGGGAATGTCGGCATGGACGACGAACTGGCCCAATTGTTGAGGGGTGAATGA
- a CDS encoding ABC-three component system protein, which yields MNSPVNPFEASASALGYLYQLRVALQRCVELSRGGIEWSVAIEATDDVQAQMGSRTELTQLKKRADNVRLTDLSSDLWKTIRVWSQAVTEKRIDLAETSLYLITTAELPEGSAGFFLQPKATGHRDKQAAADLLVQARQSSKSETLAKAFDAFDALDERRRAELVSRIEVIGDAPGMDEIRNDLLGYASLAVERRFADAFLQRLEGWFFERASVQMSSPGSDPVTGAEFDELFTDLRSQIGEHNLPIDRDIFDLTATDPAAVDAADKIFVHQLRLIGVGTERIGYAVRDWVRAFAQRSRWANENLVRTGEIGAYERRLVQEWESRFAEMREELGEEATEEEMKRQAKLIYRWVDHDARMRIRPNCEEVFVTKGSYQMLADELQVGWHPDFTARLAALLEPTGAADGRS from the coding sequence ATGAACAGCCCTGTAAATCCCTTCGAGGCATCGGCGTCAGCGCTCGGCTACCTCTACCAACTCCGTGTGGCTCTCCAGCGGTGCGTAGAGCTCTCCAGGGGCGGGATCGAGTGGAGTGTAGCGATTGAGGCAACCGACGATGTCCAGGCCCAGATGGGGTCGCGCACCGAGCTGACCCAGCTGAAGAAGCGGGCAGATAACGTGAGGCTGACGGACCTGTCGTCGGACCTATGGAAAACGATCAGGGTCTGGTCGCAGGCGGTCACCGAGAAGCGCATCGACCTTGCCGAGACAAGCCTCTACCTGATTACCACCGCAGAGTTGCCTGAGGGAAGCGCGGGATTCTTCTTGCAGCCCAAGGCCACCGGGCACCGCGACAAGCAGGCCGCCGCCGACCTGCTCGTCCAAGCCCGCCAGTCGTCGAAGAGCGAGACCCTCGCCAAGGCGTTCGACGCATTCGACGCGCTCGACGAGCGGCGCCGGGCCGAACTCGTCAGTCGCATAGAAGTCATCGGTGATGCACCGGGCATGGACGAGATCAGGAATGACCTGCTGGGCTATGCGAGTCTGGCCGTCGAGCGACGCTTCGCCGATGCCTTTCTTCAGCGCCTGGAGGGCTGGTTTTTCGAACGGGCGTCCGTCCAGATGAGTTCCCCAGGGTCGGATCCCGTGACCGGCGCCGAGTTCGATGAGCTATTCACCGATCTACGGAGCCAGATCGGTGAACACAACCTGCCTATCGATCGCGACATCTTCGATCTGACAGCTACCGACCCGGCCGCCGTCGATGCCGCCGACAAGATCTTCGTCCATCAACTGCGGTTGATCGGCGTAGGCACGGAACGAATTGGTTACGCGGTGCGAGATTGGGTGCGGGCCTTCGCCCAACGATCCCGTTGGGCCAACGAGAATCTGGTGCGTACCGGGGAGATCGGCGCCTATGAGCGCAGGCTCGTGCAGGAGTGGGAGTCGCGCTTCGCAGAGATGCGCGAGGAACTCGGCGAGGAAGCCACCGAAGAAGAGATGAAGCGGCAGGCCAAGCTGATCTATCGCTGGGTCGACCACGACGCCCGGATGCGCATCCGCCCCAATTGCGAAGAGGTATTCGTCACCAAGGGCTCCTACCAGATGCTCGCGGACGAGCTGCAGGTCGGGTGGCACCCGGACTTCACCGCCCGCCTGGCTGCCCTGCTGGAGCCGACCGGAGCCGCAGATGGCCGATCTTGA
- a CDS encoding three component ABC system middle component — protein MADLDLSREERALFNPAFTALVCVRAVQGYEKKYLSACPIPVAVTAAVMALQPSIRAVLPATTRTGLMGWLDENEAVRVAMGLNATALATVVRPGLQFALQSGVLRLQGTGLTVTPRAVTALKDGPEQHTAIQKAAQHLGRWLPSTGSISTVLTLLGVRA, from the coding sequence ATGGCCGATCTTGACCTCAGCCGGGAGGAGCGCGCCCTGTTCAACCCGGCCTTCACCGCACTCGTGTGCGTCCGGGCCGTGCAGGGCTACGAGAAGAAGTACCTCTCCGCCTGCCCAATTCCGGTCGCCGTGACCGCCGCGGTCATGGCCCTCCAGCCATCCATCCGTGCGGTGCTGCCGGCCACCACCCGAACAGGGCTGATGGGCTGGCTCGACGAGAACGAGGCCGTGCGCGTAGCGATGGGCCTCAACGCCACCGCCCTCGCCACCGTCGTCCGGCCGGGACTGCAATTCGCCCTGCAGAGCGGTGTGCTCAGACTGCAAGGCACCGGGCTGACCGTGACACCGCGGGCGGTGACGGCCCTCAAGGACGGCCCCGAGCAGCACACCGCGATTCAGAAGGCTGCCCAACACCTCGGGCGCTGGCTGCCCAGCACCGGCAGCATCAGCACCGTCCTGACACTCCTGGGAGTTCGAGCGTGA
- a CDS encoding DUF3732 domain-containing protein produces MTFQVQAVTVYGKQPGQVRTVPFRTGTLNIVTGDSRRGKSALLTIIDYCLASSDYPVKAGKVRKYVGVYAVTLVKPGQQLFVARRAPERGAAISTVLCVLSQAPATPPPPLEELSFTTPLDVAKDLLSDFSGIDRTVKVPAAGAQTIAPSIRHALYFCFQGQNEVANPDLLFHSQGKEWRPNTIRGVIPYFLGAVDPEQAALRGRLRLLRRDLSDLEAKLAQSRNLGPASGQARALLAEAVEAGLLQRRDSEPTAVEVASLLRSALEGRIQLVPEADNDNDPLAAATGRRTQLRRAVGQSRIRIADLKRALEENDDFAGHAHEQRTRLASLGLMRVDQDASQAAHCPVCESPIASANSTVAAIMHDLERLDGDLHVIGSDTPALQRQLAQEEEQLQRLRAALTRNQDEINEISAGLRALQQEPDDTQRAAHVRGRISLYLDTTAQHVSAPQVEDRREDLQRQIAELEDLLSDDTQDDRLTSYLSLISQNIRTKAAALGLDHSETPIRLDVNRLTVVADTNDGPVRLADMGSAENHLGYHIATLLSLHEWFGEHRGPVPRTLILDQPSQVYFPPDYGEPTRDLSHLLNVYQTIVNTTQALDGALQVIVVEHADLAEPLFRDHVVERWRYSNSQALVPPEWITEPIDDEDQDE; encoded by the coding sequence GTGACTTTTCAGGTCCAGGCGGTCACCGTCTATGGAAAGCAGCCCGGTCAGGTCCGCACGGTCCCCTTCCGCACCGGCACCCTCAATATCGTCACAGGCGACTCCCGGCGCGGGAAGAGCGCGTTGCTGACGATCATCGACTACTGTCTGGCCAGCTCCGACTACCCTGTCAAGGCTGGCAAGGTCCGCAAGTATGTGGGCGTCTACGCCGTCACCCTCGTTAAACCGGGCCAGCAGCTCTTCGTCGCTCGGCGTGCCCCCGAGCGCGGAGCCGCCATCAGCACGGTGCTGTGCGTCCTATCCCAGGCCCCTGCCACCCCACCTCCCCCGCTGGAGGAGCTGTCCTTCACGACACCGCTGGACGTCGCCAAGGACCTCCTAAGCGACTTCTCCGGGATCGACCGGACCGTCAAGGTTCCCGCCGCCGGCGCCCAGACCATCGCCCCCTCGATCCGTCACGCACTGTACTTTTGCTTCCAGGGACAGAACGAGGTCGCCAACCCCGATCTGCTGTTCCACTCCCAGGGCAAGGAGTGGCGCCCGAACACCATCCGCGGTGTGATCCCGTACTTCCTCGGCGCCGTCGACCCCGAACAAGCTGCGCTGCGCGGCCGGTTGCGGCTGCTGCGCCGGGACCTCTCCGACCTTGAGGCCAAACTCGCCCAAAGTCGCAACCTCGGCCCGGCTTCGGGCCAGGCCCGAGCGCTGTTGGCCGAGGCGGTCGAGGCAGGGCTGCTTCAACGTCGCGACAGCGAGCCGACCGCCGTGGAAGTCGCCAGCCTGCTCCGCTCCGCCCTCGAAGGCAGGATCCAGCTCGTGCCCGAAGCGGACAACGACAACGATCCGTTGGCCGCCGCCACTGGTCGACGTACCCAACTGCGCCGTGCCGTGGGGCAGTCCCGGATTCGCATCGCCGACCTCAAACGCGCACTCGAGGAGAACGACGACTTCGCCGGACATGCACATGAGCAGCGCACCCGCCTCGCGTCGCTTGGGTTGATGCGGGTGGACCAGGATGCCTCTCAGGCCGCTCACTGCCCGGTGTGTGAGAGCCCGATCGCCTCGGCCAACAGCACGGTGGCCGCCATCATGCACGACCTCGAACGCCTCGACGGCGACCTCCACGTCATCGGCAGCGATACACCGGCCCTGCAACGGCAGCTGGCGCAGGAAGAGGAACAACTACAGCGGCTGCGCGCAGCTCTCACCCGCAACCAGGACGAAATCAACGAGATCAGCGCCGGACTGCGCGCGCTGCAACAGGAGCCGGACGACACGCAGCGCGCAGCCCATGTGCGTGGCCGCATCAGTCTCTACCTAGACACCACCGCCCAACACGTCAGTGCCCCACAGGTCGAGGACCGCCGCGAGGACCTACAACGGCAGATCGCTGAACTGGAGGATCTCCTCAGCGACGACACCCAAGACGACCGGCTCACCAGCTACCTGTCGCTGATCAGCCAGAACATCCGCACCAAGGCAGCTGCGCTGGGGCTCGACCACTCAGAAACCCCCATCCGTCTCGACGTCAACCGGCTGACCGTCGTCGCCGACACCAACGACGGCCCCGTCCGGCTCGCCGACATGGGCAGCGCCGAGAACCACCTCGGCTACCACATCGCCACGCTGCTGAGCCTGCACGAGTGGTTTGGTGAACATCGCGGACCCGTCCCACGGACGCTGATCCTCGACCAGCCGTCCCAGGTGTACTTCCCACCCGATTACGGCGAACCCACACGTGACCTCAGCCACCTACTGAACGTCTACCAGACCATCGTCAACACCACCCAGGCCCTCGACGGTGCCCTCCAGGTCATCGTCGTCGAACACGCCGACCTGGCAGAGCCACTCTTCCGTGACCACGTCGTCGAACGCTGGCGCTACAGCAACAGCCAAGCCCTCGTACCTCCGGAATGGATCACTGAACCGATCGACGACGAGGACCAGGACGAATAA
- a CDS encoding DUF4254 domain-containing protein, protein MHASTGTSRPARITDSSESLFPTGEALLSAIRGHHVGPHPLAPIAYRFGQLHQQRLHRPVCLACPHRTELSVQADRWVTEHAPPPHPNATLHFESLGTVIDRLAAQQVRAYHLLMSAEPSSPFVHAAWYRLAELVDDYTELTTAVAHRARRLPHTSCP, encoded by the coding sequence ATGCACGCCAGCACCGGCACCTCACGACCCGCCCGTATCACCGACTCGTCGGAATCGTTGTTCCCGACCGGCGAGGCACTGCTGTCGGCCATCCGAGGTCATCACGTCGGCCCCCATCCCCTCGCACCGATCGCCTACCGGTTCGGGCAACTGCACCAGCAGCGTCTTCATCGCCCCGTCTGCCTGGCATGCCCACACCGCACCGAATTGTCGGTGCAGGCCGATCGCTGGGTAACCGAGCATGCGCCGCCGCCACATCCGAACGCGACCCTGCACTTCGAATCCCTGGGCACCGTGATCGATCGGCTCGCCGCCCAGCAGGTTCGGGCGTACCACCTGCTGATGAGCGCCGAACCGTCCAGCCCGTTCGTACACGCCGCGTGGTACCGCCTCGCCGAACTGGTCGACGACTACACCGAACTGACCACCGCAGTTGCCCACCGAGCCCGACGCCTCCCCCACACATCCTGCCCGTGA
- a CDS encoding S1 RNA-binding domain-containing protein, with protein MSRDIFAAAARRHAHQLPGYILLAAEPAAVPASSLNLDILAEQPEELEAAQKYALRAMLNGIDTVDDLQLFLGLDRSDALRTIAGLLEAEHIDYRPPELGELRRLTLLDTGREAARDAQLRRPAPASLQVVYDRLGMRLTGWRRKTLTRTGQAKADPGRILLPPASSKLLQLEDLSVDELTAALGLRRENVRVLGIAGVTENRNYYYNAILLVYKDIESNALRLGVDIDGCWSELHATVLDTIGAVDRLGLTTAPPENPYVPIPDSEATGVRLSRDEVIAIQKALVEEEASTDRAELNRVQIRWLGVYEHPQWLEEAVTNSQRRLLIISPWITRSVVTSRWVRQLETLARTADVTIFWGFGDNEKTDTNALGDLHEAARRSRRLAIVKVDDTHAKVLVSDEYYIKTSFNWLSFRGDRSRKYRQEEGDLVQDQELADRQYDRYMTKNCGRATEVVGTLPARYRQLVTASIAAEESAAAQQAAAAVAVGQPVGRSLPKPAAPPRSRDEIRRVALRKITVGQTMSGVIKNVTNFGAFVDLGDAVTGLIHISHLSARRPGHPTEVVNVGDNVTVAVLNVDFDRERVSLSLKAESRTGRKR; from the coding sequence ATGAGCCGCGACATCTTCGCCGCCGCTGCCCGTCGGCATGCCCACCAGCTGCCGGGCTACATCCTGCTGGCGGCCGAACCCGCTGCCGTCCCCGCCTCATCGCTGAACCTGGACATCCTCGCGGAACAACCCGAAGAGCTTGAGGCTGCACAGAAGTACGCGCTGCGCGCCATGTTGAACGGTATCGATACGGTCGATGACCTGCAGCTGTTCCTGGGCTTGGACCGCTCTGACGCGCTCAGGACGATCGCTGGGCTGTTGGAAGCGGAGCACATCGACTACAGGCCACCGGAGCTGGGGGAGCTGCGGCGGCTGACGCTGCTGGACACTGGACGTGAAGCCGCGCGCGACGCTCAGCTGCGTCGACCGGCGCCAGCATCGCTCCAAGTTGTCTACGACCGTCTCGGCATGCGGCTGACCGGTTGGCGGAGAAAGACCCTCACACGAACTGGGCAGGCCAAAGCTGATCCGGGACGGATCCTGTTGCCGCCAGCGAGTAGTAAGCTGCTGCAGCTTGAGGACCTCAGTGTCGACGAACTGACTGCAGCGCTTGGCCTCCGGCGAGAGAATGTGCGGGTCCTGGGCATTGCCGGTGTCACCGAGAACCGCAACTATTACTACAATGCGATCCTGTTGGTGTACAAGGACATTGAATCCAACGCCCTGCGCCTGGGGGTCGATATTGATGGCTGCTGGAGCGAACTGCACGCCACTGTCCTCGACACCATTGGGGCCGTTGATCGGCTCGGCCTGACCACGGCACCTCCGGAAAACCCGTACGTGCCCATCCCGGACTCAGAGGCGACCGGTGTCCGGCTGTCCCGCGATGAAGTGATCGCTATCCAGAAGGCGTTGGTCGAGGAGGAGGCCAGTACTGACAGGGCTGAACTGAACCGTGTGCAGATCCGATGGCTCGGTGTCTATGAGCATCCGCAATGGCTTGAAGAGGCCGTTACGAACTCGCAGCGCCGACTGCTGATTATCAGCCCGTGGATCACTCGTAGCGTCGTTACCTCACGATGGGTGCGGCAGCTGGAAACTCTTGCCCGTACCGCCGATGTCACCATTTTCTGGGGCTTCGGGGACAACGAAAAAACCGATACCAACGCTCTGGGGGACCTCCATGAAGCGGCGCGGCGCTCCAGGCGGCTCGCGATTGTCAAAGTCGATGACACCCACGCAAAAGTGCTTGTCAGCGATGAATATTACATTAAGACCAGCTTTAACTGGCTGTCCTTCCGTGGTGATCGGTCCCGCAAATACCGGCAAGAAGAGGGCGACCTGGTCCAGGACCAGGAACTCGCTGACCGTCAATACGACAGGTACATGACCAAGAACTGCGGACGGGCGACTGAAGTCGTCGGCACGTTGCCTGCACGATACCGCCAGCTCGTTACCGCGAGCATTGCTGCGGAGGAGTCGGCCGCCGCGCAGCAAGCGGCAGCCGCAGTTGCGGTCGGTCAGCCCGTCGGTCGGTCCCTACCCAAACCTGCCGCGCCGCCGCGATCCCGCGACGAAATACGAAGAGTTGCCCTGCGTAAAATCACTGTGGGGCAGACCATGTCGGGAGTGATCAAGAATGTGACCAACTTCGGCGCGTTCGTGGACCTAGGTGATGCCGTCACCGGGTTGATCCACATCTCGCATCTTTCTGCGCGGCGTCCTGGGCATCCTACCGAGGTCGTCAACGTCGGGGACAACGTGACAGTGGCTGTCCTTAACGTCGACTTCGACAGAGAGCGTGTCTCGCTCAGCTTGAAGGCCGAGAGTCGTACTGGCCGGAAACGCTGA